One Candidatus Poribacteria bacterium DNA window includes the following coding sequences:
- a CDS encoding HEAT repeat domain-containing protein — MRQKRYVWMIAAIIGVLLGLGIGQRVKSQEATAAPQEGFAQLKVELNALKAQQRALQAEWQAELLAQVVPTLADESEKAKRQFVDFLADIGRPGTAALIAILQDPSEQIRQKAADKLGAIGERERKAKRNVDAIAIGLATALNDPSDKVFREALEELDDVRPTSPESMAVVIPALIAVRTRGSSETRADALDVLGGIGESRAKNGEPTDSIRDALIASLADESSSVRTNAIEELSDIRAASSETFTALTNALADKSKSVRNRAEDELIQLGKGAATTAIPILADGLGNNTSPVTRVHIIDVLGAIGEKGKTTEDSERMIVQALLGALQDAHEDVRRNAADELGEMRATSPDVLPALTNALDDNSQKVRNAAQKAIQRIEGAK; from the coding sequence ATGCGTCAGAAACGATATGTTTGGATGATAGCAGCTATCATTGGTGTGCTGCTCGGTTTGGGAATCGGTCAGAGGGTGAAATCTCAGGAAGCAACAGCAGCACCACAAGAAGGTTTTGCGCAACTCAAGGTGGAACTCAACGCACTGAAAGCACAACAACGCGCACTGCAAGCAGAATGGCAAGCTGAGCTCCTTGCACAAGTTGTACCGACGTTGGCTGACGAATCCGAGAAAGCGAAACGTCAATTTGTGGATTTCTTAGCGGATATTGGGAGGCCAGGGACGGCTGCGCTCATCGCGATACTCCAGGATCCGTCTGAACAGATTCGACAAAAGGCTGCCGATAAGTTAGGCGCAATCGGCGAACGTGAGAGAAAGGCGAAACGGAATGTCGATGCCATCGCTATCGGATTGGCGACAGCCCTTAACGACCCGTCTGACAAAGTTTTCCGTGAGGCACTCGAAGAATTAGACGATGTACGTCCAACTTCACCGGAATCAATGGCTGTTGTCATTCCCGCACTTATTGCAGTCCGGACGAGAGGATCATCGGAAACACGCGCCGATGCGCTTGATGTATTAGGTGGCATCGGCGAAAGCCGCGCAAAAAACGGAGAACCCACAGATAGCATCCGCGATGCCTTAATCGCCAGTCTCGCAGACGAATCCTCAAGCGTGCGAACAAACGCTATAGAAGAGTTGTCTGATATACGAGCAGCCTCCTCAGAAACCTTCACCGCACTCACAAATGCTTTGGCTGACAAATCCAAGTCTGTCCGAAACCGTGCCGAAGATGAGCTGATTCAACTCGGCAAAGGTGCTGCCACAACCGCTATTCCGATATTGGCAGATGGATTGGGGAACAACACATCACCCGTGACCCGTGTACACATTATCGATGTCTTAGGGGCAATTGGTGAAAAGGGTAAAACGACTGAAGACTCCGAGAGAATGATTGTTCAAGCACTCCTCGGCGCACTGCAAGACGCTCATGAGGATGTCCGACGCAACGCTGCTGACGAACTCGGTGAAATGCGTGCGACTTCACCCGACGTGCTGCCTGCATTGACAAACGCCCTTGATGATAACTCTCAAAAGGTTCGCAACGCTGCACAAAAAGCGATTCAACGGATTGAAGGGGCGAAATAG
- a CDS encoding DUF3352 domain-containing protein, with protein sequence MKARFLTCCLSLLLLTVSFANAAKVEDFIPQESLLYLKLQDIDEVYGEIETSKSWEKAFALLPNTPDWQEMQQGIAMVQGFLGTDLLSVIQTVGYRTAFAVWSNAENTPEMGLTVHSGGNLSELQRFTKIVEGLIGMSDTNTFHVDAGEYQRVPYNMMKVNQQYVAKYGFVDEFLVLGIGENAFEKLMDTFRKKEPSIAKNTHYAKISKAVGSGQVSLFCNVQQTLKSFPVDEEKEDLNDLEKLITALDELDVFEVLLGEFNVLETGEFFTLYGPFTQHAIERFYQLAPNSGHLLKGENRFKTVKAVSTDEDLFIAIAPVVSEVLWQGISKFIAEEADDDVYAGISFLEGLLNLNLEDDIFPSLTGEIAIAINDLAQFDPSALESLEIEFDGAFSMDAGGAETQGALIFNASNPRKWSQLGNSISNLQNLSVSQTDHNGVSVSTFATNLHYATVDGLFLFGSSEEQMYALIDEIKNGKSPVYFMQLPKPPIAIAQLNVARAFELEKGPPPSDRVFVNSSEIPPMVAWVSVKDNEASLEMSLSRKTTGLEALARLMPFVIWNMEGQ encoded by the coding sequence ATGAAGGCAAGATTTTTAACGTGCTGTCTATCTTTATTACTACTCACCGTTTCTTTTGCGAACGCAGCAAAGGTCGAAGACTTCATACCACAGGAGAGTCTCCTTTATCTAAAACTCCAAGACATAGATGAGGTCTACGGTGAGATTGAAACTTCTAAGAGTTGGGAAAAGGCATTTGCCCTATTACCGAACACACCCGACTGGCAGGAGATGCAACAAGGGATTGCGATGGTCCAGGGATTCCTCGGCACCGACCTACTCAGTGTAATTCAGACAGTTGGCTACCGGACGGCGTTCGCAGTATGGTCAAACGCAGAAAACACGCCAGAAATGGGGCTGACCGTCCACTCAGGCGGGAATCTCAGCGAACTCCAACGGTTCACTAAAATTGTAGAAGGACTCATCGGGATGTCCGATACAAATACCTTTCACGTAGACGCTGGCGAATACCAACGGGTCCCCTACAACATGATGAAGGTGAACCAGCAGTACGTGGCGAAGTATGGGTTTGTTGATGAGTTTCTCGTCCTCGGCATCGGTGAGAATGCTTTCGAGAAATTGATGGATACGTTCCGAAAGAAAGAGCCTTCCATCGCGAAAAACACGCACTATGCCAAAATATCCAAAGCGGTAGGTTCTGGACAGGTTTCCCTTTTCTGCAACGTTCAGCAGACACTCAAAAGTTTTCCGGTAGATGAAGAAAAAGAAGATCTCAATGATTTAGAGAAACTCATAACGGCATTGGACGAACTTGATGTCTTTGAGGTGCTGTTGGGAGAATTCAACGTGTTAGAAACCGGCGAGTTCTTCACCTTGTACGGACCATTTACGCAGCACGCTATTGAACGGTTCTATCAGTTAGCTCCTAATTCTGGGCATCTTTTGAAAGGCGAAAATCGTTTCAAAACGGTCAAAGCCGTGTCCACAGACGAAGACTTGTTCATCGCTATCGCACCGGTGGTTTCTGAAGTCCTTTGGCAAGGCATTAGCAAATTCATTGCTGAAGAGGCAGATGACGATGTTTATGCAGGCATATCTTTTTTGGAAGGCCTCTTGAACCTGAATCTGGAAGACGATATTTTTCCAAGTCTGACAGGCGAAATTGCCATAGCCATAAATGACTTGGCACAGTTTGACCCAAGTGCCTTGGAAAGTCTGGAAATCGAGTTTGACGGCGCGTTTTCAATGGATGCTGGCGGCGCGGAAACACAAGGTGCCCTAATTTTTAATGCAAGTAACCCACGCAAATGGAGCCAGTTGGGCAATAGCATTTCTAACTTGCAAAATCTCTCTGTTTCTCAAACAGACCACAATGGGGTAAGCGTGTCCACATTTGCGACCAACCTCCACTACGCCACGGTAGATGGACTTTTTCTTTTCGGTTCCTCGGAAGAGCAGATGTATGCCCTTATTGATGAAATCAAAAACGGTAAGAGTCCGGTTTACTTCATGCAGCTGCCGAAGCCCCCTATAGCGATTGCGCAGCTGAATGTGGCGCGGGCTTTCGAGCTTGAGAAAGGACCGCCACCTTCCGATAGGGTTTTCGTCAATTCCAGTGAAATTCCGCCAATGGTGGCGTGGGTTTCGGTTAAAGATAACGAAGCGTCGTTAGAAATGAGCCTATCACGGAAAACCACTGGTCTTGAGGCACTCGCCAGATTGATGCCATTTGTTATTTGGAATATGGAAGGGCAATAG